One Oscillospiraceae bacterium genomic region harbors:
- a CDS encoding Rpn family recombination-promoting nuclease/putative transposase — protein sequence MLFYATQAIARETGTGTKFENLPRVTVISLADFDVRKESEDIHQPISVRWEKDPQTRATDLIDLHVIELKKARRRLKTLTEALKAGDGIIWQKLTEKMCPQRESPRLDRRGLSLWLCLLSCAHSAAS from the coding sequence ATGCTGTTTTATGCGACACAGGCGATCGCGCGGGAGACGGGGACTGGGACGAAATTTGAAAATCTGCCCAGAGTGACGGTGATCTCACTGGCGGATTTCGATGTCCGTAAGGAGAGCGAGGACATCCACCAGCCGATTTCAGTGCGGTGGGAGAAGGACCCGCAGACCCGCGCGACGGATTTGATCGACCTGCATGTCATCGAGCTGAAAAAGGCTCGGAGACGGCTGAAGACGTTGACGGAGGCATTGAAAGCGGGAGATGGAATAATTTGGCAAAAACTGACTGAGAAAATGTGTCCTCAAAGGGAGAGCCCCCGCCTGGATAGGCGGGGGCTCTCCCTTTGGTTGTGCCTTTTATCATGCGCTCACTCCGCGGCAAGCTGA